The region AAGGAAAAGATGCCGAGTCAGTCTGGACCAGCAACAGGCCCTGACGGAACCGCTTGAATTATACATTTAgaaattttaattattattcaaTGTTTTCATTAGCCTCAAGAAATGTAATAGAGCAGTGCAGATGCTTTCAAGGCACCCTTTCCATTCCAACACCACGGATCCCAACACCAGACTGCAACCGGTCCTCCTGATCAACCGGTCCTCTGATCCAACCGGTCCTCCTGATCCAACCGGTCCTCGTTATCCAAAATttgtgaaaatatttaataatgcTATGTTCTTTAACTGAGTCAGCTACATTTACTTGTCATCATTACTGGAGACATAAATGCTCAACTGGTGTCTGAAGAGCGTTTCAGGAGGACACTGCACCATTTAGATGGATAAACAGGCTAAAAACAGCAATACACACAAAAATCCGCAAGATGGCAGAATGACTCTAGAATTAACTTACTACAagttgattaaaaatgaaaaatgcaagATTTGGGCAGGAAAAACGTCTTAACAACAATTAATTTTCCTCAGCTTCATTGTGAACGTTAAAACCACCACAATCAATCAAGATATGCAAAATTCTCTAAATGATCTGAGGAACAATTTAAAGAATGAATGTGACAGAAGTGACACATCAGTCGGAGACAGGACTGCACTGTGAACATGCAACTGTGCACtgtgtgtgcaggacactgCAAAGCACGTTCTCATAACCTGATATCACTTACGGAATAATgatttcttccttctttccacACTTGCAGCAAAGCTCTAGCTGGAGAGCGCACGgcttgcagatgatgtggtagGCGTCCTTCACAGTCTTCTGAGAGCACCTGACGCTGACAGAAGTTTGCACCAATGTTATCAGGTCTCACACCGAACACAAATGCAGACATTTGCATGCATGATCAAAAACGCGTTAGAAGGATTCTGACGCACACACTGACATTACAGCATTTGAGGCTTCGGCACCTGGCTCAAGGGCACTTCCCCTTGCAAATTTTGTCTGCACCCTTTGCTCTCAGCCCCGTCCTCAAAGACTGAGCCACCACGGTTTAAAACGATAAGAGATTGTGAAGCTCAAACTTGTGCCAGGCAGCTCACCACTTCCGGGGCTGCGTTAAAGTCTTGTATTTGTTTGTACTTCACTTTCCACTCGAGCACATCTTTGCAATGTTGGCAGAGGCCGTCGTGAATCTTGGCTTTCGCCTTCTGCAAAACCATAGTCGACATCATAACTGGCACATTGATTTGTTCACACGTGACTCGACACCAGCGCTGCTGAGCTACAGGCTAATAGGCTACTCCTTTATATTTACCTTTAATTGTGTAGTCGCTCCATGCTTGTCGTTTTTATAGGCAAACGTGTTTTGATGCTTCTGGCCTCGCGACCGAGACACATTACCTTTCTGAGAAACTCATCTTATGTTCTTTTTTATCGCTTATTTTGCCAATATTCCGAAGATATTTAAATTCCCAAGCACGCCTGTCAGGCAGAGACCCCTAACCCGGAAGCAAAAGGTTCACGTTAGCCAATGTTATTGGCTGATGTGGCCAAAACGTGAATACTTCATTTTTAAAGGCACATAAACTATAAGAAAATCATGTCCTTTGGGGTAAATAAAGATATATAATTGAAATCAACATATATAATT is a window of Takifugu flavidus isolate HTHZ2018 chromosome 5, ASM371156v2, whole genome shotgun sequence DNA encoding:
- the LOC130525944 gene encoding LOW QUALITY PROTEIN: uncharacterized protein C9orf85 homolog (The sequence of the model RefSeq protein was modified relative to this genomic sequence to represent the inferred CDS: deleted 1 base in 1 codon), encoding MEFKAFSQKGNVSRSRGQKHQNTFAYKNDKHGATTQLKKAKAKIHDGLCQHCKDVLEWKVKYNKYKTLTQPRKCVRCSQKTVKDAYHIICKPCALQLELCCKCGKKEEIIIPVNSPGETRDGTRKDGRGRRGQRRWRLVWRRA